One window of the Bombyx mori chromosome 20, ASM3026992v2 genome contains the following:
- the LOC101740407 gene encoding myrosinase 1 has protein sequence MLVVSYVLCFSSFLHPLLANKELHFPRWFKFGAATSSYQIEGSWNVSDKTPSIWDHYTHTQPHRIKDHSNGDVACDSYNQYEKDIEMAEQLGLDFYRFSISWPRLLPEGYRTRISSDGRQYYDNLINGLLDRGIEPMVTLYHSDMPKIFQDLGGWANPEMAQWFADYADVVFSLFGDRVKLWITFNEPLVACDSSLQTLGVVEPFLAPYLCTKTVLMAHAKAYHNYKDNYKPMYQGISLFTRSFASLLIGLCLIRGKYLQKDKRHVLFCTTIISESSAPFDGSSQNIRIPVTVSEITGRKFIGNRQTPIHVFGKVSIAHVAFYFGAETQDDAELAELYRQYNFGRFMHPIYSKSGGWPATVVELMKNISSVEGFPRSRLPPLTKHEVEFIRGEFLIYRVSSPKGSVLNRFHLAGPILLCIYEDGARIHGYTYWSLMDNFEWLYGYTSKFGLYDVDFSDEGRKRTPRLSAQYYSYVIKSRSIDSNKWKSQMEDTNDNKKPIDDVA, from the exons ATGTTGGTGGTATCTTATGTTCTATG TTTCAGTTCATTCCTTCATCCGCTCTTGGCGAATAAGGAATTGCATTTCCCGAGATGGTTCAAGTTCGGTGCGGCCACGTCGTCGTATCAGATCGAAGGGTCCTGGAATGTTAGTG ACAAAACACCAAGTATTTGGGACCATTACACGCATACACAGCCCCATAGGATCAAGGATCACTCCAACGGAGATGTTGCTTGTGACTCTTACAACCAGTACGAGAAGGACATTGAGATGGCCGAGCAGTTGGGACTTGATTTTTATAG GTTTTCTATATCCTGGCCAAGACTGTTGCCTGAGGGATACCGCACTCGCATCAGTTCAGACGGACGGCAATACTACGACAATTTGATCAATGGACTGCTAGACAGGGGGATTGAACCTATGGTCACTTTGTACCATTCAGATATGCCGAAGATATTTCAAGATTTGG GAGGCTGGGCCAATCCTGAAATGGCACAATGGTTTGCCGATTACGCGGACGTAGTATTCTCTCTGTTCGGAGATAGAGTGAAGCTTTGGATCACGTTCAATGAGCCTTTAGTTGCTTGTGATAGCAGCTTACAAACTCTTGGCGTCGTCGAGCCATTCTTGGCTCCATATTTGTGCACGAAGACTGTACTCATGGCTCATGCCAAAGCTTAccataattataaagataactATAAGCCGATGTATCAAGGTATTTCTTTGTTTACCCGAAGCTTTGCATCCTTATTGATTGGCTTGTGCCTTATTAGAGGAAAATATTTACAGAAAGATAAGAGGcatgttttattt TGTACAACGATAATATCCGAGAGCTCCGCTCCGTTCGACGGCTCGAGCCAGAAT atcagaataccagTAACGGTATCTGAGATCACGGGTCGGAAATTCATCGGGAACAGACAGACGCCGATCCACGTGTTTG GAAAAGTCAGTATCGCCCACGTCGCATTTTATTTCGGTGCAGAAACCCAAGACGATGCGGAACTCGCGGAACTATACCGGCAATacaat TTTGGTCGTTTTATGCACCCAATATATTCCAAGTCTGGAGGGTGGCCTGCAACCGTTGTAGAACTCATGAAGAATATCAGCTCAGTCGAAGGGTTCCCGCGCTCTAGACTACCTCCGTTAACCAAACATGAAGTTGAATTCATCAGAGGTGAGTTCCTAATTTACCG TGTTTCATCTCCAAAGGGCTCCGTATTAAATCGCTTTCACTTGGCCGGGCCG ATTCTACTTTGTATTTACGAAGACGGAGCCAGAATACACGGTTACACTTACTGGTCACTGATGGACAACTTCGAATGGCTTTACGGGTACAC ATCAAAGTTTGGTCTTTACGACGTCGACTTCTCTGACGAGGGCCGGAAGCGCACTCCAAGACTCTCAGCCCAGTACTACTCATACGTTATCAAGAGCAGATCGATCGATTCTAACAAGTGGAAGTCACAGATGGAAGATACAAACGACAACAAAAAACCTATTGATGATGTcgcataa
- the LOC134200793 gene encoding uncharacterized protein LOC134200793: protein MVLVRSMALYGAPVWCHVLTHEKVAALRRRQRAIAVRVIQGYLTVSYEVARPSASVAGARGLQSRQSVLEAWSRRLADPSAGLRTVEAICLVLADWVGRDRGRLTSGYLCRLTRHFTTTQTFYHSKSYQPPRKLQFCGFHLSYTMLLPHCGSQPQTLVKHAQARTSPEKLASASGTRTPPHRQTRTHRTSYLTGHDDFRCVNFSSPRKLACFLVCLLVVKSATMSYAPSSRRSSRYISTVAHQTRGSASVCSR, encoded by the exons atggtactcgtgcggtcgatggcactatacggagcacccgtctggtgccacgtccttacccacgagaaagtcgccgcgctgcgacgccggcagcgtgcgatcgcagtcagagtcattcaaggatacctcacagtctcctacgaggtggcgcgccctagcgcaagtgtagctggagcgcgggggctccaatctcggcagtccgtgctggaggcgtggtctcgtcgtttggcggacccgtcggccggcctccgtaccgtcgaggcgatctgcctggttctcgcggactgggtaggccgcgaccgcggaagactcacctccggctacctgtgcagactcacaagacattttaccaccacgcaaactttttaccacagcaaatcttaccagccaccacgcaaactacaattttgcgggttccacctctcctacacgatgttactcccacactgcggaagccaaccgcaaacacttgtcaagcacgcacaagcacgcacttcaccagaaaaacttgcatccgccagcgggacccgaaccccgccgcatcgccagacacgaacgcaccggacgtcttatcttacaggtcacgacgacttcagatgtgtcaatttttcttccccacggaaacttgcttgctttcttgtttgcttgcttg TTGTGAAATCCGCGACAATGAGCTATGCACCATCCAGTAGACGTTCATCGAGGTACATATCAACCGTAGCGCACCAAACACGTGGATCGGCGTCTGTCTGTTCCCGATGA
- the LOC101740541 gene encoding myrosinase 1, whose product MLVSYVLCFSSLLHPLLANKELHFPGWFKFGAATSSYQIEGSWNVSDKAISIWDDYTHTQPHKIKDHSNGDVACDSYNQYEKDIEMAEQLGLDFYRFSISWSRLLPEGYRTRISSDGRQYYDNLINGLLDRGIEPMVTLYHSEMPKMFQDLGGWANPEMAEWFADYADVAFSLYGDRVKLWITINEPSIICDSSAYVLGVVEPFLAPYLCSKTVLMAHAKAYHNYKKNYKPMYQGKVGIAHAASYFSAKTQNDAELAELFRQYHFGLFMHPLHSKSGGWPATVVELMKNISSVEGFPRSRLPPLTKHEVEFIRGTNDFLGLNYYTSCTVRKAKAGEKRQESLGDLPELNAIFEPYPNSTAAYPEYYSSYPEGLRAFIAWFTKNYGVQDIFITENGYTSYTDDLNDFNRITYIEKHLEKILLCIYEDGARIHGYTYWSLMDNFEWRNGYTAKFGLYDVDFSDEGRKRTPRLSAQYYSYVIKSRSIDSNKWKSQMEDTNDN is encoded by the exons ATGTTGGTATCTTATGTTCTATG TTTCAGTTCACTCCTTCATCCGCTCTTGGCGAATAAGGAATTGCATTTCCCGGGATGGTTCAAGTTCGGGGCGGCCACGTCGTCGTACCAGATCGAAGGGTCCTGGAATGTTAGTG ACAAAGCAATAAGTATTTGGGATGATTACACGCACACACAGCCCCATAAGATCAAAGATCACTCCAACGGAGATGTTGCTTGTGACTCTTACAACCAGTACGAGAAGGACATTGAGATGGCCGAGCAGTTAGGACTTGATTTTtacag GTTTTCTATATCCTGGTCAAGACTGCTGCCTGAGGGATACCGCACTCGCATCAGTTCGGACGGACGGCAATACTACGACAATTTGATCAACGGACTGCTAGACAGAGGGATTGAACCTATGGTCACTTTGTACCATTCAGAAATGCCGAAGATGTTTCAAGATTTgg gAGGCTGGGCCAATCCTGAAATGGCAGAATGGTTTGCCGATTACGCGGATGTAGCATTCTCTCTGTACGGAGATAGAGTGAAGCTTTGGATCACGATCAATGAGCCTTCAATTATTTGTGATAGCAGTGCATACGTTCTAGGAGTCGTCGAGCCATTCCTGGCTCCATATTTGTGCTCGAAGACTGTACTTATGGCTCATGCCAAAGCTTACCATAATTATAAAAAGAACTATAAGCCGATGTATCAAG GGAAAGTTGGTATCGCCCACGCCGCATCTTATTTCAGTGCAAAAACTCAAAACGATGCGGAGCTTGCAGAACTATTCCGGCAATATCAT TTTGGTCTTTTTATGCATCCATTACATTCCAAGTCTGGAGGGTGGCCTGCAACCGTTGTAGAACTCATGAAGAATATCAGCTCAGTCGAAGGATTCCCGCGCTCTAGATTACCTCCGTTAACCAAACATGAAGTTGAATTCATCAGAG GTACTAACGATTTCCTTGGACTTAACTACTACACCAGCTGCACGGTGAGAAAAGCTAAAGCTGGCGAGAAAAGGCAGGAATCCCTTGGTGATCTGCCAGAGTTGAACGCGATTTTCGAACCTTACCCTAACAGCACTGCGGCATATCCTGAATATTACAGC TCATACCCTGAAGGCCTGAGGGCGTTCATAGCTTGGTTCACGAAAAATTACGGAGTCCAAGATATTTTCATCACAGAAAACGGTTACACCAGTTACACAGATGACCTGAACGATTTCAACAGAATCACTTACATTGAGAAACATTTGGAGaag ATTCTACTTTGCATTTACGAAGACGGAGCTAGAATACACGGTTACACTTACTGGTCACTGATGGACAACTTCGAATGGCGAAACGGGTACAC AGCAAAGTTTGGTCTTTACGACGTCGACTTCTCTGACGAGGGCCGGAAGCGCACTCCAAGACTCTCAGCCCAGTACTACTCATACGTTATCAAGAGCAGATCGATCGATTCTAACAAGTGGAAGTCACAGATGGAAGATACGAACGACAACTAA